The following proteins are co-located in the Armatimonadota bacterium genome:
- a CDS encoding PIG-L deacetylase family protein, which translates to MMRRLLESLARDCTADLTGRRTLVLSPHPDDEVLGCGGLIASKVHLETPVWIAYLTDGRNGLSDPKEAAALREREAREAASALGVPEDHLFFLRFPDGGLSDHLGTARARIRTLVEELGIEDLFAPYGREYHPDHVAAYLIGRACRRSGTRLYEYPIWYGPWIWRRLRGRARWAALRHLADARRAVRVRVAEFLEVKRQALWAYRSQVAQFEALGAWGEGFLRGFLTPYEVFFVSP; encoded by the coding sequence ATGATGCGCCGGCTCCTCGAAAGCCTTGCCCGGGACTGCACCGCGGACCTGACCGGGCGGCGGACCCTGGTCTTAAGCCCGCACCCCGACGACGAGGTCCTGGGCTGCGGAGGGCTCATCGCCTCCAAGGTGCACCTCGAAACCCCCGTGTGGATCGCCTACCTGACGGACGGCCGCAACGGGCTCTCCGACCCGAAGGAGGCCGCGGCCCTGCGGGAACGGGAGGCCCGGGAGGCGGCCTCAGCCCTGGGCGTCCCCGAAGACCACCTCTTCTTCCTGCGGTTTCCGGACGGCGGACTCTCAGACCACCTGGGGACCGCACGGGCCCGGATTCGGACGCTCGTGGAAGAGCTGGGGATCGAGGACCTCTTCGCCCCGTACGGACGGGAGTACCACCCCGATCACGTGGCCGCCTACCTCATCGGCCGGGCCTGCCGGCGGTCCGGGACGCGCCTGTACGAGTATCCCATCTGGTACGGGCCGTGGATCTGGCGGAGGCTCCGGGGACGGGCCCGGTGGGCGGCCCTGCGGCACCTCGCAGACGCCCGCCGGGCGGTTCGGGTCCGCGTGGCGGAGTTCCTGGAGGTCAAGCGGCAGGCGCTTTGGGCCTACCGGTCCCAGGTCGCGCAGTTCGAGGCCCTGGGGGCATGGGGGGAGGGGTTCCTGCGGGGGTTTCTCACCCCGTACGAGGTGTTCTTCGTCTCGCCATGA
- a CDS encoding glycosyltransferase has translation MRFSVVIPTYNRAELLGLTLRSVLAQRTSAPDEVIVVDNNSTDHTREVVERIARAAAVEVRYVFEPVQGSSAARNAGIAAARGEILAFLDDDVTAEPTWLGALASAYARVPDAWAIGGKVTLRLPDRLPGWLVPLDGLVTSYLSEQDLGEELVRIEFPRGLISANLAVRREALDQVGGFRGQLGRFGKQLLSGEDIELCWRIQRAGGAVYYCGEASVAHLITPERLTRSFFRRRAYWQGRTEAAFSARRGVVLQAAKDAAKSALLYATGEGSRAFRHELATWKAAGYVIGRLRNGGTP, from the coding sequence GTGAGGTTCTCCGTGGTGATCCCCACGTACAACCGGGCCGAGCTCCTCGGCCTCACCCTGCGGAGCGTCCTGGCCCAGCGGACAAGCGCCCCCGACGAGGTGATCGTGGTGGACAACAACTCCACCGACCACACCCGGGAGGTGGTGGAAAGGATCGCCCGGGCGGCCGCGGTAGAGGTGCGGTACGTGTTCGAGCCGGTCCAGGGCTCCAGCGCGGCCCGGAACGCCGGCATCGCCGCGGCCCGGGGCGAGATCCTCGCATTCCTGGACGACGACGTGACCGCGGAACCCACCTGGCTGGGGGCTCTGGCCAGTGCCTACGCGCGGGTCCCCGACGCCTGGGCCATCGGGGGGAAGGTGACCTTGAGGCTCCCGGACCGACTCCCGGGATGGCTGGTGCCCCTCGACGGGCTCGTGACCAGTTACCTCAGCGAGCAGGATCTCGGGGAGGAGCTCGTACGCATCGAATTCCCGAGGGGCCTCATCAGCGCGAACCTCGCCGTCCGGCGGGAGGCCTTGGATCAGGTAGGCGGGTTCCGCGGCCAGCTCGGGCGGTTCGGAAAGCAGCTGCTGAGCGGGGAGGACATCGAGCTGTGCTGGCGCATCCAGCGGGCCGGAGGGGCCGTGTACTACTGCGGCGAGGCCTCCGTGGCACACCTGATTACACCGGAGCGGCTCACCAGGAGTTTCTTCCGGCGCCGGGCGTACTGGCAGGGCCGCACGGAGGCGGCTTTCTCGGCCAGGCGAGGGGTGGTCCTGCAGGCGGCCAAGGACGCCGCGAAGTCCGCCCTCCTGTACGCCACGGGAGAGGGAAGCCGTGCGTTCCGGCACGAGCTGGCGACGTGGAAGGCTGCGGGCTACGTGATCGGACGGCTCCGCAACGGGGGGACCCCATGA
- a CDS encoding ABC transporter ATP-binding protein, which produces MSYAVVLDRVSKSYRKGSARYRSLRDDLLTLLVPWSWAHRREAFWALREVSFEVKPGQALGIIGPNGSGKSTTLKLIARITHPTEGTIRLRGRVGALIEVGAGIHPELTGRENIYVSGAILGLRGREIRRKFDQIVEFAEIGPFVDTPVKHYSSGMQVRLGFAVAAHMDVDVLLVDEVLAVGDAAFQSKCLRRIREMRDQGVTILLVSHQLANVQRICPETILLLDGRIAARGPTPQVIAEYYRYLDETGASAPEAALRPRVPARQGDDRLRILAVRLLDRSGRERPTFRMGEDLVVRVEYLARERVERPQVSVSFNSSDWTVYTGMDTRNEDLRISAVEGRGWVDLLVPQLGLGPGLYEVNVGLWDETLTAPYDWRWGIRRFVVDTNRPLFAGRFVLPHRWSWQAASETEPPAGIGAPEAKDTAALDRFQDALLGALHTYLNGEFVVPGSHRRELLLPLDLRGSRVPWDVLKSAVVALRELAGDLPGRIRELAEEGASCRFLSFEGAARLLSALYGELDRHLEDGADREVRVLRGFDPGTYREQGLGAVVHLGEYVREALAPHLLGFYLHGSLSTLDYTPYSDLDDLLVVRRETVLDAERLMACARGCVEAARFLYEHDALQHHGHFVLTELDLRRYPPAHLPPEALPYATAVVGPQVLRIRVRGDARAYRRQAERMAEGLVRRDRPPRNVWALKDLLARVMLLPALYLGAAGEPCYKKFAFERARSRFDGTWRAVEVATELRERWPYRPGPREALLRAVSLRRLRNPALYRRLAARYAPPPSSELVRFLWRTDFYAEARRFACRVLQLLESPEG; this is translated from the coding sequence TTGAGCTACGCCGTCGTCCTCGACCGCGTCTCCAAGAGCTACCGGAAGGGATCGGCCCGGTACCGGTCGCTCCGGGACGACCTCCTGACTCTGCTCGTGCCCTGGTCCTGGGCCCACCGGCGGGAGGCGTTCTGGGCGCTGCGGGAGGTGAGCTTCGAGGTAAAGCCCGGACAGGCCCTGGGCATCATCGGGCCGAACGGCAGCGGCAAGAGCACCACCCTCAAGCTCATCGCCCGCATCACCCACCCCACGGAGGGGACGATCCGCCTCCGGGGCCGGGTGGGGGCGCTCATCGAGGTGGGTGCGGGCATCCACCCGGAGCTCACGGGTCGGGAGAACATCTACGTCTCCGGGGCCATCCTGGGCCTCCGGGGCCGGGAGATCCGGCGCAAGTTCGACCAGATCGTGGAGTTCGCGGAGATCGGGCCCTTCGTGGACACCCCCGTGAAGCACTACTCCTCCGGGATGCAGGTGCGGCTGGGATTCGCGGTGGCGGCCCACATGGACGTGGACGTGCTCCTGGTGGACGAGGTGCTGGCCGTGGGGGACGCCGCGTTCCAGAGCAAGTGCCTCCGCCGCATCCGGGAGATGCGGGACCAAGGGGTCACCATCCTCCTCGTGAGCCACCAGCTCGCGAACGTCCAGCGCATCTGCCCGGAGACCATCCTCCTGCTCGACGGCCGTATCGCGGCCCGGGGACCTACCCCGCAGGTCATCGCGGAGTACTACCGGTACCTGGACGAGACGGGCGCCTCGGCACCGGAGGCGGCCCTGCGGCCCCGAGTACCGGCCCGGCAGGGAGACGACCGGCTTCGAATCCTCGCGGTGCGGTTGCTGGACCGGTCCGGCCGGGAGCGGCCCACCTTCCGGATGGGCGAGGACCTGGTGGTGCGGGTGGAGTACCTGGCGCGCGAGCGGGTGGAGCGGCCCCAGGTGTCCGTGAGTTTCAACAGCAGCGACTGGACCGTGTACACGGGCATGGACACCCGGAACGAGGATCTCCGGATCTCCGCCGTGGAGGGGCGCGGGTGGGTGGATCTCCTCGTGCCGCAACTGGGCCTCGGGCCGGGCCTGTACGAAGTGAACGTGGGCCTGTGGGACGAGACCCTCACCGCCCCGTACGATTGGCGTTGGGGCATCCGCCGGTTCGTGGTGGATACGAACCGGCCGCTCTTCGCCGGCCGGTTCGTCCTCCCGCACCGGTGGTCCTGGCAGGCAGCCTCCGAGACCGAACCTCCGGCAGGGATTGGAGCTCCTGAGGCAAAGGACACCGCGGCCCTCGACCGGTTCCAGGACGCGCTCCTGGGCGCACTGCACACCTACCTCAACGGCGAGTTCGTGGTGCCCGGAAGTCACCGCCGGGAACTGCTCTTGCCCCTCGACCTGCGCGGGAGCCGCGTGCCCTGGGACGTGCTCAAGTCCGCGGTGGTGGCTCTGCGGGAGCTTGCAGGCGATCTCCCCGGCCGGATTCGGGAGCTCGCGGAGGAAGGAGCGTCTTGTCGGTTTTTGTCCTTCGAGGGGGCGGCACGGCTCCTCTCGGCCCTCTACGGAGAGCTCGACCGGCACCTGGAGGATGGCGCGGATCGGGAGGTGCGGGTGCTGCGGGGATTCGACCCCGGGACATACCGGGAGCAGGGGCTCGGGGCGGTGGTGCACCTGGGGGAGTACGTGCGGGAAGCGCTCGCACCGCACCTCCTCGGGTTCTACCTCCACGGGAGCCTCTCCACCCTGGACTACACCCCGTACTCGGACCTGGACGATCTTCTCGTGGTGCGGCGGGAGACGGTCCTGGACGCGGAGCGGCTCATGGCCTGCGCACGGGGGTGCGTGGAGGCCGCGCGGTTCTTGTACGAGCACGACGCCCTGCAGCACCACGGGCACTTCGTGCTTACGGAGCTCGACCTCCGACGCTACCCGCCCGCGCACCTCCCGCCTGAAGCTCTGCCGTACGCCACCGCGGTGGTCGGTCCTCAGGTGTTACGGATCCGGGTCCGGGGCGATGCGCGGGCCTACCGGCGGCAGGCCGAGCGGATGGCCGAGGGCCTCGTGCGGCGCGACCGCCCGCCCCGCAACGTGTGGGCGCTCAAGGACCTCCTGGCCCGGGTGATGCTGCTGCCGGCCCTGTACCTCGGGGCGGCGGGAGAACCCTGCTACAAGAAGTTCGCGTTCGAGCGGGCGCGGTCCCGCTTCGACGGAACGTGGCGCGCGGTGGAGGTCGCCACGGAGCTGCGGGAGCGGTGGCCCTATCGGCCGGGACCTCGGGAGGCGCTCCTGCGTGCGGTGAGCCTCCGTCGCCTGCGGAACCCGGCCCTGTACCGGCGACTCGCCGCCCGGTACGCACCGCCCCCTTCGTCCGAGCTGGTCCGGTTTCTCTGGCGCACGGACTTCTACGCGGAGGCGCGACGGTTCGCCTGCAGAGTCCTCCAACTCCTGGAGAGCCCGGAGGGATAG
- a CDS encoding ABC transporter permease encodes MIRTSLPEVVIRAEDPPPGLLVGLREVFAHRELLWALGMREVRVRYKQSLLGVAWAAIQPLTMMFIFTVVFGRFARLPSEGVPYPVFSYAALLPWNFFSSATSSAITSVAGGGALIKKVYFPRAVLPLSSMLTSGVDFLVSAGVFGLLLAYYKVSVGWHLVYVAPLLLLQVAFMIGVSLLLGAFNAYYRDVRYVLPIALQVWLYATPVVWSMSMVPAGYRLWYALLNPMAAVVEGWRAAVLRASAPDALLVGAASATALLVLFVGYRYFCYVERNFADVI; translated from the coding sequence ATGATCCGCACATCCCTCCCTGAAGTGGTGATCCGGGCCGAGGATCCGCCTCCGGGGTTGCTTGTAGGTCTACGGGAGGTCTTCGCGCACCGGGAGCTGCTGTGGGCATTGGGGATGCGGGAGGTCCGGGTGCGGTACAAGCAGTCGCTCCTCGGTGTCGCGTGGGCCGCGATCCAGCCCCTCACCATGATGTTCATCTTCACGGTGGTGTTCGGCCGGTTCGCCCGGCTCCCAAGTGAGGGCGTTCCGTATCCCGTGTTCTCCTATGCGGCGCTGCTGCCCTGGAACTTCTTCTCCTCGGCCACCTCATCGGCCATCACCAGCGTGGCCGGCGGGGGCGCCCTCATCAAGAAGGTGTACTTCCCCCGGGCGGTGCTGCCGCTGTCGAGCATGCTCACGAGCGGGGTGGACTTCCTCGTCTCCGCGGGGGTCTTCGGACTACTGCTGGCCTACTACAAGGTCTCCGTAGGCTGGCACCTGGTGTACGTCGCTCCCCTGCTCCTGCTCCAGGTGGCTTTCATGATCGGGGTCTCGCTGCTGTTGGGCGCCTTCAACGCGTACTACCGGGACGTCCGGTACGTGCTTCCCATCGCGCTGCAGGTGTGGCTCTACGCCACCCCGGTGGTGTGGTCCATGAGCATGGTCCCGGCGGGCTACCGCCTCTGGTACGCGCTCCTCAACCCCATGGCGGCGGTGGTGGAGGGGTGGCGGGCCGCGGTGCTGCGGGCCTCGGCTCCGGACGCCCTGTTGGTGGGAGCCGCTTCCGCCACCGCCCTCCTCGTGCTCTTCGTGGGCTACCGGTACTTCTGCTACGTGGAGCGGAACTTCGCGGACGTGATCTAG
- a CDS encoding glycosyltransferase family 4 protein → MRICLFCQEYPPEVRGGGIGTYTYTLARALAQAGHRVHVVARATAVPSVRLEEGVVVHRILPPQDLLQRAARPLTGPQSFLDAYAYSRAAAERVREIFREEGLDVVQSPEHGAEGLVLLRNGVDLAHVVRLHTPLFLVNEAAGKRLGPGGWVVHWMERTAARRATLNTCASRALARAVAARFGIPPRRIRVVPNAVDHELFSPAPSPPAGEPTVLYVGKLAPLKGALVLAEAIPRVLRQIPEARFLCVGSDHVVPGQGSTRERVRSILRNNGAEGSIRFLEPLPRHELAGLYQRCHVVVLPAFWDNFPNTVLEALSCGVPVVASAVGGIPEIVADGKAGFLVPPGDPEQLAEAIGALLLDPDRRREMGRMGRERVLQEYTPPRAAARTLEAYEEAIRLHRTERRRTA, encoded by the coding sequence ATGCGCATCTGCCTTTTCTGCCAGGAGTACCCGCCCGAAGTCCGGGGCGGCGGGATCGGGACGTACACGTACACCCTGGCCCGGGCGCTCGCGCAGGCGGGGCACCGGGTGCACGTGGTGGCCCGGGCCACCGCCGTACCTTCCGTGAGGCTGGAGGAGGGCGTGGTGGTGCACCGGATCCTCCCTCCGCAGGACCTCCTCCAGCGGGCGGCCCGGCCCCTCACGGGCCCCCAGAGCTTCCTCGACGCCTACGCCTATTCGCGGGCCGCGGCCGAGCGGGTGCGGGAGATCTTCCGGGAGGAGGGGTTGGACGTGGTACAGAGCCCGGAGCACGGGGCGGAGGGGCTGGTGCTCCTGCGGAACGGGGTGGACCTCGCGCACGTGGTGCGGCTGCACACGCCCCTGTTCCTGGTCAACGAGGCCGCGGGGAAAAGGCTCGGTCCCGGCGGGTGGGTCGTGCACTGGATGGAGCGGACCGCGGCCCGGCGGGCCACCCTGAACACCTGCGCGAGCCGGGCTTTGGCGCGCGCCGTGGCGGCCCGGTTCGGGATCCCGCCCCGCCGCATCCGGGTGGTCCCCAACGCCGTCGACCACGAGCTCTTCTCCCCTGCCCCTTCCCCGCCCGCGGGAGAGCCCACCGTCCTGTACGTCGGGAAGCTGGCGCCCCTCAAGGGGGCCCTGGTGCTCGCGGAGGCCATCCCGCGCGTGCTGCGGCAGATCCCGGAGGCACGGTTCCTATGCGTGGGATCCGACCACGTGGTCCCGGGCCAGGGGTCCACCCGGGAGCGCGTGCGATCCATCCTCCGGAACAACGGAGCCGAGGGATCCATCCGGTTCCTGGAGCCCCTTCCCCGGCACGAGCTGGCCGGCCTCTACCAACGGTGCCACGTGGTGGTGCTGCCCGCTTTCTGGGACAACTTCCCCAACACGGTGCTGGAGGCCTTGAGCTGCGGGGTCCCGGTGGTGGCCAGTGCCGTGGGGGGGATTCCCGAGATCGTGGCGGACGGAAAAGCGGGGTTCCTCGTCCCTCCCGGCGACCCCGAACAGCTCGCGGAGGCCATCGGCGCGCTCCTCCTGGATCCCGACCGCCGCCGGGAGATGGGACGGATGGGACGGGAGAGGGTCTTGCAGGAGTACACCCCGCCGCGGGCGGCGGCCCGCACCCTGGAGGCCTACGAGGAGGCGATCCGCCTCCATCGGACCGAGCGCAGGAGGACGGCATGA
- a CDS encoding polysaccharide pyruvyl transferase family protein, whose translation MRIHHFYPQSQNVGDHFVALGVQRLFREIAPAATFASFPVNGRGDGAGEFGITLHAVERANREADLVVVGGSNLYEPYPGQDRWGVHLDPHALPRLRVPLLLVGIGTGSDPGARKPTPPTRRVAEEIRLLNRHACFSGARDVVTLHWLQGLGVGNARLLGDPATFLFSSPARAPKPVRRIAVVLPPRRLYWQRWGRIRFWDMRGPNLWRAMMALPSHLAALGLEGVVLCNDSRDASLARHLRAPCGAFPIEAPPTPDAYLGILRAMDAVVTARLHTAVVAFSLGIPFVLVDFDQRTHGFVRTYGLHGWVIPYVWMGMAKRLRRQVRRLLAQEVDWRPLVAKRDEMRNRALAMLREAVASPPAPSPSRVRTR comes from the coding sequence ATGAGAATCCACCACTTCTACCCCCAATCCCAAAACGTGGGCGATCACTTCGTCGCGCTCGGCGTCCAGCGCCTCTTCCGGGAGATCGCGCCGGCGGCCACGTTCGCCTCGTTCCCCGTCAACGGCCGGGGAGATGGCGCGGGGGAGTTCGGGATCACCCTTCACGCGGTGGAGCGGGCCAACCGGGAGGCGGACCTCGTGGTGGTGGGGGGTTCGAATCTCTACGAACCTTATCCCGGGCAGGACCGGTGGGGCGTCCACCTCGATCCCCATGCCCTCCCCCGGCTGCGGGTGCCGCTGCTGCTGGTCGGGATCGGCACCGGGTCCGACCCCGGCGCCCGGAAACCGACTCCCCCCACCCGACGGGTGGCGGAGGAGATCCGGCTGCTGAACCGACATGCGTGCTTCTCCGGGGCGCGGGACGTGGTGACCCTGCACTGGCTGCAGGGCTTGGGCGTGGGGAACGCGCGGCTTCTTGGAGATCCCGCCACGTTCCTGTTCTCCTCCCCAGCCCGGGCCCCGAAACCGGTACGACGGATCGCGGTGGTCCTGCCGCCTCGTCGGCTCTATTGGCAGCGGTGGGGCCGAATCCGGTTCTGGGACATGCGCGGCCCGAACCTGTGGCGCGCCATGATGGCCCTCCCGTCCCACCTGGCCGCTTTGGGTCTGGAGGGGGTGGTACTTTGCAACGATTCCCGGGACGCGAGCCTCGCACGCCACCTACGCGCACCGTGCGGTGCATTTCCGATCGAGGCTCCCCCGACTCCGGACGCGTATCTTGGGATTCTCCGGGCGATGGACGCGGTGGTGACGGCCCGTCTCCACACCGCGGTGGTGGCCTTCTCTCTCGGCATCCCGTTCGTGCTGGTGGACTTCGATCAGCGGACCCACGGGTTCGTGCGCACTTACGGCTTGCACGGGTGGGTGATCCCCTACGTCTGGATGGGCATGGCGAAGCGGCTTCGGCGTCAGGTGCGGCGCCTGCTGGCTCAGGAGGTGGACTGGAGGCCGCTCGTGGCGAAGCGGGATGAGATGCGTAATCGCGCCCTGGCCATGCTCCGGGAAGCCGTCGCATCTCCTCCCGCACCGAGTCCGTCCAGGGTCCGCACACGATGA